The window GTTGATGAAGGTGAAGATCTCGTCGCGGCCGGGATCGCCTTCGGCAAACTGGTAGCGCGGATCGGCTGAAAGGGCGCGCATCCGTTCGCCCACGCTGCCCTTGGTATAGCCGATTTCCCTGAGGATCGGGTCCATCCGCCCGTGGAGCGTGCGCAATTCGTCGAGACCCTGCTGGTGGATCTCGTCGGGCGTCAGCCTGGTGGTGGTCGAAGCGCGGATCGCCCAGTCGTAATAGGCCTCGCCCTGCGGCTGCGCCCACATGCCGGCAGCATCCTTGGCGAGCCCGCGCTGGACCTTCAGTTCGGCCATCTGGCGTTCGAGCGCGGGGACGATGCCCGAAGCGGTAATCCGCGCGGCCTGCTCGGCCGCTTTCTCGGAGCCGGCGATCTTGCTTGCGGTCAGCGGCCCGGCATAGCTTTCGTTGGCCGCGGCAAGGCTGCGTTCCATCTGAGCGATCGCCTTGTCGATCAGGAAGGCGGGCGGCACCACGCCTTGCCCGCGCGCGTCGCGGATGCGGTCAAGCTCGCCGTCGAGCAGTGCGGGGACTTCGGCCAGGCGGCTCATGTAAGGCCCGATGTCCTCGGGCGCGGCGAGCGGCTGTGACGAGCCGAAGAAGCGCGGCATGTCGATATAGCCGCCGACGTTCTGGATCACGACATAGGGCGCGTTGCGCCAACTGCCCACGGCAACATCGCCGTAAGGCTTGGCAAAACCTTCAAGCGCGCTGGCAAAGGCGGTTTCGACCACCTCGAACCCGATCTGCTGGTCGCTGGTCAGCCCTGCCTTGGGATAGGCGCGCACTTCGGCGACGAGTTCCTTCAGCGTTGCGGCATAGGCCTGCCGCCCTTCTTCGCCCCCCGTGCCGAAGGTCGATCGCCACGCGGTATATTCGCCCACGTCGACGCCAAGCCCGGTGGCGCGGCCCGGTTCGTGCGCGAGCATGCGGTAAGCGATGTTTTCAAGCGCAGCGTCTGGCGCAAGGCCCGCGATCGATCCCGATGCGCTGGTGGGCGCAGGCTTGGCGGCGCAGGCCGGCAGCAAGGCGATGGTCGATGCGCCGGCAAGCCCTGCTAGGGTCTGGCGGCGGGTGATTTTGGTGGCGATCTCTCTCATGCCGACGAGGCTTAAAGCCCCGTCGGCACGTGTCAATCACAGGGGGACTTCAATCCTTGAGGATGCCCTCGACCTTGCCGCCTTCCAGCGCGAGCAGATTCATCACCGCGTGATGCAGCGCGATGTTCTGTTCGGCAGTGCCTTCGTAATCGGTCATGCCGAGTTCGCCGGCCAGTTCCTTGCGGTTGGCATAGCTGGGGTCGATATCGACCAGCTTCATCAGATCGACAATCGAGGTCTTCCAGTTGTACTTGTCCGCATCGGGCAGGGCAGCGATGCGCGCGGCCATTTCGGCCTCGGAAATGGCGTTATCCACCGGCGCTGGCGCTGGCGCGGGCGCGGGCGCGGGGGCTGCGGCCGGCGCCGGGCGTGCGGCGGGCGAGGCTGGCGGGGCTGCCTCCTTCTTCTTGCCGAACACCGCATTCTTGATCGAAGAGAAGATACCCATCATAGCCTCCGTTACATTGTGAACCTGACTAAGAGGCGCGGCCTTGCGGATGTTCCGCCGGTGTGCTGCTGCCAGAGGATAAAGACGTGACCAATATCGTGCTTGCCATCGTGATGCTCGCCGCGCTGGCGCTGGTGGCGGGCGCGTTCGTGCTGTGGCGCCGCACGGGCGAGGCAAAGAACCCCGCGCTGATGGTGCTGCTGGCGGTGATCGCTGTCGTGAATGTCCTGATCTGGACCGTGCCCAACGCGGCGGGCGATGTGCCGCTGCGGCAGGTCGAAAAAGCGGCCGGGGAAGGCTGAGAACGCCGCCTCCCCCGGCAAAATCGCATCCCTATTCCGGGATCTGCCAGGTGACGCTGCCCGAATAGCTGCCAGCCACCGGCTTCCCCGTGCCATCGCGCGCCGCATCGAAGCGCGCGCGCTTGCTGACGAGATCGCAGGTCGCCGCATCGAGCGGGGCATGGCCGGTCGAACGCGTGATCGAACAGCCCGTCACCTTCCCGCGCGCATCGATCGAGAGCGCAAAGCGCGCCGTCCCCGCCATGTCCTCCATGATCCAGCGCGGACGGTAATCATCCGTGGTCACCCACTTGGACGCATTGCCCTTAACCTTCGCAGCCACCGGATCGTAAGGCGAGGTGCTGGGCGAGGGGCCGGGGGGCAGGCCGAAATCGACCGGGCCGGCGATCACCGGATCACCCAAACCCGGCAGCGCATCGATCACCGGTCCGGTGCCGAAATCGGTCGGCGGCAGGGTGGGCAGGCTCGGCGCGTCGGGCCGGCTGTCGGTGCGCGGGGTCTGCGCTGTCTTCGCATCGGGCGTGGCCGTGTCGGGCGTGGGCGGCGGCGGGGGCAGAGGGATCTCGGCGACCGGGGTGGCCTGCGGGCGGGGGCGGGGCGGCACGGTCACCACCGTGACCGCAAGGCCCACCACCAGCAAAGTACCGAAGGCTCCGGGGATACCCAATGCGCCGGCGAGCGCGGCGGGGTTGGGGCGGCGATTGGCAGAAGCATAAGTCATATCCGTAGGCTCCTCTCTCCATCATCGTGGGAGCGGCCGCCGGAGCGCCTTGGCAAAAGGGGCGCGGCACTCCGGCCCCGCTCGATGCCGAGGATACTATGACTTTTGTCAGGCGCGAAGGAATTTCGCGTTGTTTTTCAGGACTGTATTTTTTGCAATCAAATCGGTAGAGAAATGATTGATTTTGCTGGCGTGGCGGCGGCAGCCACCACGCCGGCAATCACGCTTACTTGATCGGGCAATCGGGCGAGAGGCGGAAGTCGAGGTAGTTGTCGACCGAACGCATCAGTTCATCCATTTCGTTTTCGAAGAAATGGTTGGCGCGCGGGATTTCCTCGTGATGGATCGTGATGTGCTTTTGCGTGCGCAGCTTGTCGACCAGCTTCTGCACCGCGCCCGGCTGCACCACGGTATCGGCCGCGCCCTGCACGAAGATGCCGCTGGCGGGGCAGGGGGCAAGGAAGCTGAAATCATACATGTTCGCGGGCGGCGCGACCGAGATGAAGCCGCGCACTTCGGGGCGGCGCATCAGCAATTGCATGCCGATCAGCGCGCCGAAGCTGTAGCCCGCGATCCAGGTGCTCTGCGCTTCGGGGTGGATCGACTGCACCCAGTCGAGCGCCGATGCCGCATCGGACAACTCGCCGATCCCGGAATCGAAGCTGCCTTGCGAACGGCCCACGCCGCGGAAATTGAAGCGCAGCGTGGCAAAGCCGCGGTCGGCAAAGGTCTTGTAGAGCCGCTGCACGATCCGGTCGTTCATTGTGCCGCCGCCTTCGGGGTGCGGATGCAGGATCATCGCCACCGGCGCACGCGGACGGGGCGGGGGCGAGAAACGGCCTTCGAGGCGGCCTTCCGGGCCGGGGAAGATGACTGAGGGCATTGGCTACCTTGTAAACGGGCACCGCGCCGGGTGGCGCCGGAATTGCGCGGCCTATATAGGGGCACACGCAAAAATCGCAATTAT is drawn from Erythrobacter neustonensis and contains these coding sequences:
- a CDS encoding DUF885 domain-containing protein, with the translated sequence MREIATKITRRQTLAGLAGASTIALLPACAAKPAPTSASGSIAGLAPDAALENIAYRMLAHEPGRATGLGVDVGEYTAWRSTFGTGGEEGRQAYAATLKELVAEVRAYPKAGLTSDQQIGFEVVETAFASALEGFAKPYGDVAVGSWRNAPYVVIQNVGGYIDMPRFFGSSQPLAAPEDIGPYMSRLAEVPALLDGELDRIRDARGQGVVPPAFLIDKAIAQMERSLAAANESYAGPLTASKIAGSEKAAEQAARITASGIVPALERQMAELKVQRGLAKDAAGMWAQPQGEAYYDWAIRASTTTRLTPDEIHQQGLDELRTLHGRMDPILREIGYTKGSVGERMRALSADPRYQFAEGDPGRDEIFTFINDRLKWIRGQMPRAFNQLVNPNMEVRRLPLAEEPGAPGAYGGAGSKDGSIPGRFWINLRTTDLHRKYDLADLTFHESIPGHVWEGEYSNRLPLIRSILAFNAFSEGWALYAEQIADELGAYDEFKVGRLGYLQSLAFRACRLVVDTGLHHKRWTREQGRQFFVEENGSKAEEVASEVDRYCSWPGQACGYKIGHSEIVRQRARAEAELGSRYDFKAFNTAVVLGGNAPLSVMANTVSRYIAGAKA
- a CDS encoding DUF3597 family protein, encoding MGIFSSIKNAVFGKKKEAAPPASPAARPAPAAAPAPAPAPAPAPVDNAISEAEMAARIAALPDADKYNWKTSIVDLMKLVDIDPSYANRKELAGELGMTDYEGTAEQNIALHHAVMNLLALEGGKVEGILKD
- a CDS encoding energy transducer TonB; this translates as MTYASANRRPNPAALAGALGIPGAFGTLLVVGLAVTVVTVPPRPRPQATPVAEIPLPPPPPTPDTATPDAKTAQTPRTDSRPDAPSLPTLPPTDFGTGPVIDALPGLGDPVIAGPVDFGLPPGPSPSTSPYDPVAAKVKGNASKWVTTDDYRPRWIMEDMAGTARFALSIDARGKVTGCSITRSTGHAPLDAATCDLVSKRARFDAARDGTGKPVAGSYSGSVTWQIPE
- a CDS encoding alpha/beta hydrolase produces the protein MPSVIFPGPEGRLEGRFSPPPRPRAPVAMILHPHPEGGGTMNDRIVQRLYKTFADRGFATLRFNFRGVGRSQGSFDSGIGELSDAASALDWVQSIHPEAQSTWIAGYSFGALIGMQLLMRRPEVRGFISVAPPANMYDFSFLAPCPASGIFVQGAADTVVQPGAVQKLVDKLRTQKHITIHHEEIPRANHFFENEMDELMRSVDNYLDFRLSPDCPIK